GTATGGCATTTTTACCCTTTCAACCGAATATGAAGCTTGATCAGTAGTGGACAGGCTCTGAAAGAAGAATCAGATCGGACGAACTGAGAGAACAGTGCATCAGATGGGTATTCCAGGGCTTAGTGATATATAGTTCCCCAACCCCCCTTATAGTTAAGTCGTACTGCCCTCCTCACCGTAATTTAACTAGCCGTCCATGTTCAAATCCCCACCCGCTTCGCAGATTAGTTTGCCCCCATTCTAGATAAATGATAACACATAGACTGGCTAAAGGAATTACTAGATCTCAAAATGTACCATGGTCCTAAGTAAGAGCTTTGATCGCTTTAATTGGTTATGGATATGGGGATTctcatactccgtacggtACTCTGTATGCCTCCCTGATGGGTGGGGCGGCTGAAAGAGACGGCGATGCAGCAGCCAGCTGTATGTACCGCAAGGATCTTGGAAAATAGCGCGGCTTCAGCTGAATGAGCTGAAAGAGCTGGGCGGGGCATGCAGTGACGAATCCTAAACATAGCCGGAAAGGCAATTGTCTCGACCCGCTTTAGGACACCGTACTAGACGGGTTGTTTTCGCTAGGGTTTGGAGATGATGTACTCCTCTCCTGTGAGATAGATAAATACTAGTTCCTTCGACCACTAACATCCTCATTCGTTTTAATTCTGAGAGTTGTATCGAGTCTCTACATCCATATACCTGTATACCTCAAATCTTTATCTCTCACTACTCCCTCTCTTGGGCAGAAGTATGTCAAAGAAATCCTTCACCTCCCCGGATGATCAAATCACGCTAACAGCACGGTAGAATACATCACCATGTCTGAATTCATCCCTACCTGGAAGCAACCCAGTCACCCGGAGACCCTCCAAGTGATCAAAGGTGCGACACCATACACAGCAAGTGCCCGCTCCTTAGTGGCATTGCCTGCCGGCGCATTGTTCAGCAAGATCACCACGGCTATTCCTGCGCCCAAAAAGACATATACGTCTGTTCAGACCGGACCGGGCCTGAATATCGAGCTGATGTCCGACCTTGTCTACTGCAACCACTCCTGCTCTCCTTCCCTCGAATTTGACATGTCAACATTTGAGGTCCGGGTCTCACGGGACCGGCCACTCTCCGTGGGAGACGAGTTGACATTCTTTTATCCCAGCACCGAATGGGACATGGTCCAACCATTCAACTGCTTTTGTGGGTCTCAGAACTGCCTTGGACTCATCGCAGGCAGTCAGGACATGGAGGCATCCGTTCTCAGCCGATACTGGTTGAATCCGCATGTGAAGGATTTGTTGGCAGGAAAACAGATGACGGTGGCTCCCGAATCTACTGAGGAGATTTCCCTCAAAGCTTGAGTTGATCTCACAATGGAGGAATAACTGGGGGCACAAACTCGGTCAACTTGTTTTCTCCTGTATTGGGAAAAATACATAGACTTGATAGAGCTGCAAATAGACATGGCGCCCAACTGGAATAATTACCACCAGGAGATGGTGATGCATCGATCATCAATCACGTCAATTGAGTTTAATCAGTTGACTTTTCGCATCCTTGTAAATTAATCTTATATAGGACTTGTACATGTACTGTCCCGTCTACTCGGTAATGATACAGTAACCCCTCGTTTCTGTCTTTCAGGTCCATTCGCGTAATGCAGAAGCTAATGCGAGTGTTTCGCTtcgtcttgttttctttctttcttttgttttttattcttcttttccttttttccccGAAATGTTGACGATCCTAATATCCTTCTAGCTGCAATCTTGAACTCAAAAATATTGACAGCTCGTATTACAAAAATATTGGACCATGTATTTTAGGCTGGGTTCTGGAACGCCGATCGGCAGTGGCGTCGCAATATACTGAGTACTTCTCCTGTCACGTACATACACGGTCAAAGAGGCCAAAAATTCGCGCATATCTCCTAATCGTGCATGGGAAAATCACACCCGAGATCTGTAGCGAAGAACTGGTATGGAATAAGATCAACTAACTTGTAATTTTCGTAACATGCTTTATCCAAGTATCAGCGTATTGATTTATCTAGGCCATTCTGATAGGGAGCGTTCAACAATTATTACCTATACCACTGCTGCACGACTCTCTGGACTCTTAATGATCCCGAGGCGCtctatttaaatatattcaatcatCCTGTTCACTAATTGGTGCTGACGAGGTCTACTCATAGACATCTAATTGTCTGACCACACCACTCGCTGTTTGTCAGCATCACCTATCACTCCAATACAACTACAATATCAGCTTAGAACCATGGCGAAGGATCAGTCCATGAGTCGCACAGCAAGCTTGTGTCAAGAAATCACAGTTCCGAAGACGATTCCAGTCTGCATACAGGATGTTTTCTACCGGCGTGTCCTGGAGCAACATGATGCTCCTGCGGTGTGCGCCTGGGATGGAGAGCTGACATATGGAGAGTTGGATGACAAATCCTCGTCTTTAGCCAGAATTTTGGCGCAGAAAGGGATTCATCGAGGAAGTTTCGTGCCGCTGTGCTTCGATCGGTCACTATGGACAGCAGTGGCTATGCTGGCAGTTCTCAAGGCTGGCGGTGTCTTTTGCTTCCTAGAGCCAAAGTACCCACTGGCTCGACTGGAACACATGTGCCGTCATATAAATGCCAAGATGGTGCTATCCGGTGAATCTCGGTCTGAGCTGGCGAGAAAGCTGGGTGAGCACCTTGCGGTGAACGAAGATTTACTAGCGACCTCACCATCGGATCAGGAACTGGTAGATGTGGCTCCGAATCAAGCCGCCTACGTCGCCTTCACCTCAGGGTCCACTGGCAAACCTAAGGGTATCCTTGTTTCTCACCAAGCTTTAGTCGCCGGAATTCTCTACAACGATAAACCTATGTATCTGAATCGGACTTCCCGAGTCTTGAGCTTCGCATCATTTGCATTCGACGTCAGCTTCTTGGAGCATTTTTGGGCGCTCTTTGTTGGAGGTTGTATGTGCATTCCGTCTGAGTCTGACCGAGAAAATAACCTCTTGGAGGCAATCGAGAACCTGCAGGTCAATTGGGCCTTCCTTACTCCTTCTGTAGCTCGTGTACTCAATCCCACGAAACTACCAAGTCTGAGACATCTCATCATGGGAGGAGAGCCCATCACTCAGACAGATATCGACATGTGGTCACCGCATGTCCATCTCATAGGCGTGTATGGCCCAGCAGAGTGCGCGGGGTGCACCACCATACAATCCGACTATGGGAAAGTAGAGTCTGCCGCGAATATTGGTTTCCCTTATGCCGTCACCTGCTGGATAGTGGATGAGAACAACCATAACGTCCTCGTCCCAACCGGCTCTATCGGGGAGCTTGTGGTCCAAGGCCCCAGCTTAAGTGAAGGCTACGTCAATGATCCAGAGCAATCAGCAAAGTCATACATTACAAACCCTCTTTGGCTTTCTGGTTCCAAGGAAGCGGAACAACAGTTATATAAAACAGGAGATCTGGTTCGTCGCCTTTCTGATGGCTCGCTTCACTTTATCAGCCGCAAGGATACGCAGGTAAAAATTAACGGTCAGCGCATCGAGCTCGGAGAAGTTGAGCACCACACGCGGGCAGTCTTGGGGGGTAACCGAGAGGTCATTGTGGAAGCTGTCAAGGCCGGTagaccatcatcatctctggTTGCCTTCATTGTCACAGACAACATACCCCAATCTTCTACCGAGCTCTTCCTAGCACCAGACGCGGGCTTCAAGGATCGAATCAACACAACCAAGTCGCTGCTACGCGAAAGGTTGCCTGATTATATGGTCCCAGAGACGTATATTTCTATCAATCATCTCCCTTCGACAGTGACAGGGAAAGCGGACCGCAAGCGCTTGCGAGAGCAATTCACGCTACTTACGCGTGCCCAGATAAAGGCTTACTTCGGTCTTGAAGACAAGGTGAAAGTCATGCCACTTACAGaaacagaattgaagatgcAGAGACTTTGGGCCAAGGTGCTCAACCTAGACCTGCATGAAATTGCAAGAGATGACGATTGGGTCTCCCTGGGCGGCGACTCTCTTGGAGCTATGCAACTGGCGTCACTTGCCCGTTCAGAGCAATTTTTCCTGACGGTTCCTGAGATATTCCGCCATAAAACGATCTCCATGCTGTGCCAGAATATAAAAACAGACGTTTCCGAGACCATAGAAGAGATGAAACCATTTGCACTTCTATGCGACCATAAGCTGGAAAGCGACCGAATTCTTCAGACCATCGCAGATCAGTGCCAAGTATCTCAGAACTCGATCGAGGACGCTTATCCTATCACCTCGCTCCAGCTTGATGCATCTATCATTCCCATCCAATGGGGGTTAAATTATACACTACGACTTGAATTCAAATTGCCGCCCACTGTCGATCCAGCTCAGCTCACACTTGCATGGGAGATGACGGTTGCCTCCAACCCTGTTCTCCGTACGCGCA
The sequence above is a segment of the Aspergillus oryzae RIB40 DNA, chromosome 3 genome. Coding sequences within it:
- a CDS encoding uncharacterized protein (predicted protein), which translates into the protein MSEFIPTWKQPSHPETLQVIKGATPYTASARSLVALPAGALFSKITTAIPAPKKTYTSVQTGPGLNIELMSDLVYCNHSCSPSLEFDMSTFEVRVSRDRPLSVGDELTFFYPSTEWDMVQPFNCFCGSQNCLGLIAGSQDMEASVLSRYWLNPHVKDLLAGKQMTVAPESTEEISLKA
- a CDS encoding uncharacterized protein (non-ribosomal peptide synthetase modules and related proteins), giving the protein MAKDQSMSRTASLCQEITVPKTIPVCIQDVFYRRVLEQHDAPAVCAWDGELTYGELDDKSSSLARILAQKGIHRGSFVPLCFDRSLWTAVAMLAVLKAGGVFCFLEPKYPLARLEHMCRHINAKMVLSGESRSELARKLGEHLAVNEDLLATSPSDQELVDVAPNQAAYVAFTSGSTGKPKGILVSHQALVAGILYNDKPMYLNRTSRVLSFASFAFDVSFLEHFWALFVGGCMCIPSESDRENNLLEAIENLQVNWAFLTPSVARVLNPTKLPSLRHLIMGGEPITQTDIDMWSPHVHLIGVYGPAECAGCTTIQSDYGKVESAANIGFPYAVTCWIVDENNHNVLVPTGSIGELVVQGPSLSEGYVNDPEQSAKSYITNPLWLSGSKEAEQQLYKTGDLVRRLSDGSLHFISRKDTQVKINGQRIELGEVEHHTRAVLGGNREVIVEAVKAGRPSSSLVAFIVTDNIPQSSTELFLAPDAGFKDRINTTKSLLRERLPDYMVPETYISINHLPSTVTGKADRKRLREQFTLLTRAQIKAYFGLEDKVKVMPLTETELKMQRLWAKVLNLDLHEIARDDDWVSLGGDSLGAMQLASLARSEQFFLTVPEIFRHKTISMLCQNIKTDVSETIEEMKPFALLCDHKLESDRILQTIADQCQVSQNSIEDAYPITSLQLDASIIPIQWGLNYTLRLEFKLPPTVDPAQLTLAWEMTVASNPVLRTRIVELTKDHYIQAVIRSKIPLENLDSSNMARYEPAVDVWGIGKPLVRVGLQANRFVMLIHHAIYDGQSLPLVFRDISNAYQGQKLALIHFAPFVRWSKSLDAPKRQFWIDKFAGFDGRVFPPVLDPSLDPVESRELTGHLNIVHDAFTATNKIRVTLAIVISWHHGTNDVVFGGVFARRSAPIPDIIDSAVPTTAMLPDRIKLDPDETLRYNLERDQDNILSLMLHEGIDDRDIEQLSPECEAVACKYGTLLAVQPDLATAYPEMFRERDMQYYGPICALNALMQCYLSPESATISLRLSESTMDGVYHWGRFLDEFEAVFHFIQKNPDVKLCDLRRQLDIPNPRSPA